The following DNA comes from Oikeobacillus pervagus.
TAACACTTCATAAGCTTCAGCTATTTCTTTAAACTTCTCCTCTGCTCCAGCTTCTTTATTAATATCAGGGTGGTACTTTTTAGAGAGCTTACGATACGCCTTTTTTATTTCATCTTTCGAAGCATTCTTGCCTAAGCCAAGAACTTCATAATAATCCCTTTTACTCATTATTCAAACACTCCCGATTCTTTCACATAAAGGATATTTTAACATTTATATATATATTAACGCAATGTTTACGTAAAAGTGACATTCTTCCGCCTTAATCTTTCATCTTTCTTCGAAGCGTAGAGATAACTGCTTATTAAAAAAGCCAAAGCCAAGATAATCCTGACTTTGACTTTTTTTAATCAAGGTTATTATTTTTTATCGTCATCTACTTCTTCAAATTCAGCATCGACCACATTGTCATCTGCTTTTCCTGTTTCTTGGCCTTCAGCCCCTTGTGCCGCTTGTGCTTGTTTTGCCGCTTCTTCATAAAGCTTCACAGAAAGATTTTGGACAATTTCTTGTAACGCATCTTTCTTCGTGCGGATTTCTTCCAGTTCATTTTTCTCAATAGCTGATTTCAATTCTTCCTTCGCTTCTTCTGCTTTTTGCACTTCAGAAGCATCTACTTTTCCTTCTAATTCTTTCAAAGTCTTTTCAGTTGTGAAGATCAGTTGATCAGCTTCGTTTCTAAGTTCTACTTCTTCTTTACGCTTACTATCTGCTTCGGCATTTTCTTCCGCTTCTTTTACCATGCGATCGATTTCTTCATCTGAAAGTCCAGTAGATGATTTAATCGTAATATTTTGTTGTTTTCCTGTTCCCAAATCTTTCGCACTTACGTTCACGATTCCGTTCTTATCGATATCAAATGTTACTTCGATTTGAGGGACTCCTCTTGGAGCAGGTGGAATATCAGATAATTGGAAACGTCCTAACGTTTTATTATCTGCCGCCATTGGGCGTTCCCCTTGAAGTACATGAATATCGACAGCTGTCTGATTATCAGCAGCAGTAGAGAAAATTTGCGATTTAGAAGTTGGGATCGTTGTATTTCGATCGATCAATTTCGTTGAAACACCACCCATTGTTTCAATACCAAGCGAAAGTGGTGTAACATCTAATAATACAACATCTTTTACATCACCAGTTAAGACGCCACCTTGGACAGCAGCCCCCATTGCTACAACCTCATCTGGATTCACACCTTTATGAGGATCTTTACCTGTTTCTTTGCGGATAGCTTCTTGCACAGCAGGTATCCGTGTGGAACCACCCACTAAAATTACTTTATCGATTTCAGAAGGGCTTAGTCCAGCATCTTTTAGCGCCTGACGAGTAGGGCCCATTGTACGTTCTACGAGATCAGCTGTAAGCTCATCGAATTTAGCACGTGTTAGTGTTAACTCCAAATGCAATGGTCCAGCTTCACCCGCTGTAATAAATGGTAAGGAAATTTGAGTAGACGATACGCCTGATAAATCTTTTTTCGCTTTTTCAGCTGCATCTTTTAAACGTTGGACTGCCATTTTATCTTTTGATAAGTCAATACCATTTTCTTTTTTAAACTCACTTACTAAATAATCCATTACCACTTGGTCGAAATCATCTCCACCAAGGCGGTTATCCCCTGCAGTCGAACGAACTTCAAACACTCCATCTCCTAATTCAAGAATCGAAACGTCAAATGTTCCGCCACCAAGGTCATAAACCAAAATGACTTGATCTTCATCCATTTTGTCAAGACCATAAGCTAACGCTGCAGCTGTTGGCTCATTAATAATTCTTTCAACTTCCAAACCTGCAATTCGTCCAGCATCCTTTGTTGCTTGACGCTCTGCATCATTAAAATAGGCAGGAACAGTAATAACTGCTTTATCGACTGTCTCTCCAAGATATTCTTCAGCATATGATTTTAAATATTGTAAGATCATTGCAGAAATTTCTTGAGGTGTATAATCTTTTCCTTCAATTGAAATTTTATGATCTGTACCCATATAACGTTTCACAGACATCACTGTGTTTGGATTTGTAATTGATTGACGTTTTGCAACTTCACCTACTTGGCGTTCGCCGTTTTTGAATGCGACAACGGAAGGTGATGTACGGTTACCTTCTGGGTTAGGAATAACTTTTGGTTCCCCACCTTCTAATACCGCAACACATGAGTTTGTAGTCCCTAAGTCAATACCGATAATTTTACTCATGGTAAAAACTCCTCCTTAATATTATATGTAATCTACTGATTGACTTTTACCATTGAAGGACGAATCACACGATCCTTTAATTTGTATCCTTTTTGAAATTCTTCCACTACAATATTAGAATCATAGTTTTCATCCTCAGCTGTCATAACAGCTTGATGCAAGTTTGGATCGAATTCTTTCCCCATAGCTTCAATGATTTCAACGCCTTCTTTTTTCAACGCTTCAATGATCCCCTTGTACACCATTTCCATACCTTCTAAAATGGATTTCGATTGATCATTTGTAGCTTCAACCTTTAAAGCTCGCTCGAAATTATCAATGACAGGTAATAAATCAGATATCAAACTTTGCGCTCTATATTTTGCACTCGCCTCACGATCTAATTGAGCTCGTCGACGGAAGTTATCAAAATCGGCCATTAATCGTAAATAGCGATTTTCTGTTTCTTCTATTTTTTCTTCTAGTTCTTTCAATACTGTTTCTTCAGATGTTTCTTCAACCGTTTCCTCTTCCTGTTCTTTTGCTTCAGCAGACACTTCTTCAATCTCTTCACTTTGTTCAGAAACGCGATCTTCTGAAGTTTCATTTAAATTTTGTTGTTCTGTCATTCATTTCACCTCCTTATAATGCTATTACGATGTTACCTTATGAACATAAGCAATAAATCGTTCCTTAAAAAAAGCATAGTTGATGGGAAATCAGCAGAAAGCCTGATTTCCCCATCATCCTTCAATATAACCACACCAATTATCTAAAATACAGATTCGTTAAGGCTCGAGACATATCATGACTTAAGAAGTCAAGTAGACTAATCACTCTAGAATATTCCATTCTAGTGGGGCCTAAAATGGCGATCGTCCCTACCTGATCCATCCCTATAGAATAAGTCGATGTAATTAAACTACAATCTTCCATGGCGGTATTTTCATTTTCTTTGCCAATCTTGACTTGAATTCCTGTTGGGATTTGACGAATGAGGTGGTAAATTCCTTTCTCTTGCTCAATCATTTCCATAAGTAACTGGATCTTAGCAATATCATGAAATTCAGGTTGATAAAGCATATTTGCTTTTCCACCGAAAAACAATTTTTCATGAAAAGGAATGTCAATTGCATCTACGATTGTGCGTAAAATCGAGTCATAATTACGAATATGTTGTCTTAGTAAAACAACAACTTCCTTATATATCTTGTCATGTAATTCAATAATAGGAACGCCAATTAATCGATCATTTAAAATATTGATCATTTTTTCAATGTCCGCAGCATCCATATTGGGCGGCAATGAAAACATACGATTTTCCACATGTCCTGTATTCGTGACAATAATAGCAATCGCTGTTTCTTTGTTTAACGGAACGATTTGTAGTCTTTTCACTTTATTTTCTTTTATTTCCGGCCCTAGTACAATCGCAGTATAATTCGTTAGTTCAGACAGTATTTTCGCCGATTTCTGCACCACTTTTTCCATCTCATAAATACTCTCAGCAAATAGCGACCGAATTTTATTAATCTCTTCCCCGTTTAATTTTTGCGGATGTATTAAGTGATCTACATAATAACGGTAACCTTTTTCTGATGGTATTCTTCCTGAAGATGTATGGGTTTTCTCAATAAAACCCATTTCCTCCAAATCAGCCATTTCATTGCGAATTGTAGCAGAGCTTAGTGCTATTTCTTTTCTTTTTGAAAGACTACGTGAGCCGACTGGTTGCGCAGATCGAATAAAATCATCAATAATCACTTGCAAGATGAGTAGTTGACGATCTGTTAACAACATGCATCACCTCTGTTAGCACTCTGTAACTACGAGTGCTAATTCTACTTAATAAAGTATCAAATCAACTATTAGATGTCAATCATTTAACCTCTATTATCAAAGTTTAATCATAATTATTTTTCCGGACGGCGATGGATTTAATTCATCAAAAACATTTGAAATACTTCGTTTCCTAAAAAGCGCCCTTCTTTAGTCAAACGGATTGAGTCTTCATTTTTCTCTAATAGCTCTTTCCGAATGGCTTCAGCTATTTGATTTTCAAATATGTGCATAGGGGATTCACCAAATTTTTTGCGAAAATGCTGAATGGATACACCTTCTGTCTTGCGTAATCCAAGAAACATTTCTTCCTCCATTTTTTCCTCCACTGTTTGCAGATGTTCTTGGAAAACTGGTAATTGACCTTCCTTTTTCAACGGGGTTATATATTTTTTTAGTGGTCCAAAATTAGACTTTCGTTTTCCCTTAATATAAGAATGTGCCCCAGCTCCAAAACCATAATACTCATCATTATTCCAATATACTGAGTTATGGCGACTTTCAAACCCTCTCTTCGCAAAATTACTAATCTCATATTGATGAAGATGGTGCTTTTCCATTTGGTCCATCACCAATTCATACATACGAGCCTCTACCTCTTCCTTTGGCAAGGGAAGCTTCCCTTTTTGCATTAAGTTATAAAAAATGGTCTTCGGCTCAATGATTAATGAATAAGCTGAATAATGGGGCAATTCCAATGTGAAGGCTGTTTGTAATGTTTCACGGAAATCATCTAATGTTTGCCCTGGAAGTGCATACATCAAGTCGACACTAATATTTTCGAATCCAGCTGATTGTAGCCCATCTATGGTTGCGAACACATCTTTCCTTGTATGTGCCCGACCAATTTTCTTCAATAATTCATCATGAAACGATTGAACCCCGAGACTAATTCGATTGACACCGTATTCTTTTAAAACTTTTATTTTATCGACCGTTAACTCCCCAGGGTTAGCCTCAAAAGTAAATTCCCCCTCTGAAAAAGGGAGGGAGCTGCGAATATGTGAACAAAGCATTTCAAGCTGCTTCCTTGATAATGCCGTTGGGGTGCCCCCGCCGACAAAGATCGTTTTCAACTCTTTTGTCGGAAAATGTTCCATCGTTAATTCCATTTCTTTTCTAAGCGCGTGCAAATATTCATCTACAGGCTGATCTTTATAAAAAACTTTATTAAAATCACAATAATGACAAATATGATGGCAAAACGGGATATGAATATAGGCGGATGTGATCATTAGTTCATCCCTCCACTACTTTTTGGACTTTCTTTCATAACATAGGAGATTGATCCACCTTCAAAAAACGACAACCTCCTCATTCCTTTTTCATTAGAAATAGGGAAATTTTAAAATAAGAAAGGGGGTGAAGTGATGATACTTCCCCCCAAATGTTTGGAATTGTTTAATGCTTATTTATTATTTGTATCATCCATTTTTAACACTGCCATGAAGGCTTCTTGAGGGACCTCTACAGAACCGACTTGTTTCATACGCTTCTTCCCTTCCTTTTGTTTCTCAAGAAGCTTTCGTTTACGGGAAATGTCACCGCCATAACATTTGGCTAGTACATTTTTTCTCATTGCCTTAATTGTTGAACGGGCAACCACCTTATTTCCAATAGTCGCTTGTACTGGAACCTCAAACTGCTGTCTCGGGATAAGTTCTTTTAATTTTTCAACGATGACTTTCCCACGATCATAAGCAAAATCTTTATGCACGATAAAACTTAAAGCATCCACTTGTTCTCCATTTAATAATATATCCATTTTCACAAGTTTTGATTGTTGATATCCTATTAATTCATAATCAAACGAAGCATAGCCCTTTGTGTTTGATTTTAATTGATCAAAGAAATCATATACAATTTCCGATAGTGGAATTTCATAAATGACATTGACACGTGTTTCATCTAAATATTTCATGTCAATAAAATGCCCGCGTTTTGCTTGGGAGAGTTCCATAACTGCCCCAACAAAATCATTAGGTACCATCACTGTTGCACGTACATAAGGTTCTTCAACACGGTCAATCATTTGAGGATCCGGCATATTTGATGGATTATCAACACTAATCTCTGAGCCATCTGTTAAAAATACTTTGTAGATTACGCTCGGTGCAGTGGTAATTAAATCGATTTTGAATTCCCGTTCAATCCGCTCTTGGATAATCTCCATATGCAATAGACCTAAAAAGCCACAGCGGAAGCCAAACCCTAATGCTTGGGATGTTTCAGGCTCATATTGAAGAGCAGAATCATTTAATTCTAATTTTTCTAATGCATCACGTAAATCATTGTATTTAGCCGTATCAATTGGATATAATCCGCAATACACCATTGGATTTAATCTTCTATAACCAGGTAGCGGTTCTGTAGCTGGATGAATGGCAGAGGTGATCGTATCCCCAACACGTGTATCTCCAACGTTTTTGATCGAAGCCGTTAGAAATCCTACATCTCCAACCGTTAACTCTTCACAAGCAACAGGCTTTGGATTGTACACCCCTACTTCTGTTACTTCGAATTCCTTCCCCGTGGCCATCATTTTGATCTTATCTCCTACTTTTACCGTACCTTCAACAATTCGAATATAGGCAATAACGCCTCGGTAAGAGTCATAAAGGGAGTCAAAAATTAATGCTTGTAACGGTGCATCGGGGTCGCCTTCTGGTGCTGGAACCTTTTCGACAATTTGTTCTAAAATTTCCTCAATCCCAATTCCAGCTTTAGCAGAAGCTAATACCGCTTCAGACGCATCTAGACCAATGACATCTTCTATTTCTTGACGAACACGTTCAGGGTCCGCGGCAGGTAAATCGATTTTATTAATAATCGGGAGAATTTCAAGGTCATTATCAAGAGCTAAATACACATTAGCTAATGTCTGTGCCTCAATCCCTTGCGCAGCATCCACTACGAGAATTGCTCCTTCACAGGCAGCCAAACTCCGAGAAACTTCATAAGTGAAATCGACATGTCCCGGTGTATCAATTAAATGAAATGTATAATCTTGACCATCTTTTGCTTTATATTTTAGCTGAACCGCATTTAATTTAATCGTTATTCCACGCTCACGTTCTAAATCCATTGCATCTAATAATTGGCTTTTCATTTCGCGTGATGAGAGAGCATTCGTCTTTTCAAGAATGCGGTCTGCCAACGTTGATTTTCCATGATCAATATGTGCGATAATGGAAAAATTTCTTATATGTTGTTGTCTATTTAATTTTTCTTCCCGATTCATAAATTTTTCACTCCTGTTAAACGACACATGTAAACTATTTTTGATTATAACAGTGAAAAAAGCAAGATTCAACGAAAACTGCTAGTGGGACGACTGTTTCGTTCATTCAAACGATTATATTCAGTCATGCATTTTCATCCATCAATAAAAAACGACCATCTTCCTAATTTATAGAAAAATAGTCGTTTAATAAGCTAAATAAGCGAAGCAAACCACTCGGTAATGGTTGCTACAATGCTAGAAATGGTTGCAGCTAAATATTTCCCTATCGTTGAAAAAAAGTTAAAGGCCTTCATTTCCTCTAATTTTTCTTTCTTCTTCTCTAAGTCATGACTGGAAACTTCCTTACCAAGAAGAGATGTTTCCATATAATTCGAATCTTTTTGGAAAGAAATAGGTGCTTGGAAACTTTGGTCTTCAAAACCTTTCATTTTCGTAATCCCTTCGTTTGCTTTTTGCATCCCAATTAATACACCAATGAATAACAGGGAAGCGAGCAAAAAAGATTTAAACATAAATTTCGTCATTTTTCATCTTCCTTCATCGTTCATTGTTATTCTCCATTATGGTCAAATTTTCCGAATCGAAACAATTTGATCTATTATTGACTCTTCCTTGGTGTAGAATCAGGACGTCCACTCTCTAAAGCTTGCCAGTAATGCTCTGCGAAGATATCCGAAAAAGCTTCAGCTGTTCGCTTCAATTCTTCATACGTATTATCTACCCCACCGAATTCTATTAGTAAAGCATTTTGCGAGAGGTCTTGATTAAATTTCCCATTTGTATTGCTCCCTTGTTTTAGGATAACTCCTCGTGAAATTCCCTTATATTTCTTTTCCAACATTTTATGGAGCTCAGTCGCTAGATGAGCATTTTTTTCATAATTTGGGTGCTCTCCTCCAACGACAAAAGCCACTTTCGCATATTCTTTTCCGTTAATCTTGGCCGTTGTGACAGCTTTTCTTTGGGAATCCCGATGAATATCAAAAAAATATTGTAAATCTCGGTTATTGGTCATGGCTGAAGATACGACTTCTCGTGATTCATTATATGACGCTCCATATTTTAACCCTTTTTTACTTAAATTTTCGGCAATATCGGTAGGATCAATCACTGTTCCAATTCCTTTTGATTCAAGTTCTCCCTGTACAACCTCCCCTACCTTCGTCACATTCATGACAGAATGGTGAGCTGCATCCGGATCTGTCACCCCTTTTAGCAGTGGTAAGTAAGATTCTCGATTATGAGTAAAATATAAGAAAACCTTCTTTTTTCCTTTT
Coding sequences within:
- the dnaK gene encoding molecular chaperone DnaK, which produces MSKIIGIDLGTTNSCVAVLEGGEPKVIPNPEGNRTSPSVVAFKNGERQVGEVAKRQSITNPNTVMSVKRYMGTDHKISIEGKDYTPQEISAMILQYLKSYAEEYLGETVDKAVITVPAYFNDAERQATKDAGRIAGLEVERIINEPTAAALAYGLDKMDEDQVILVYDLGGGTFDVSILELGDGVFEVRSTAGDNRLGGDDFDQVVMDYLVSEFKKENGIDLSKDKMAVQRLKDAAEKAKKDLSGVSSTQISLPFITAGEAGPLHLELTLTRAKFDELTADLVERTMGPTRQALKDAGLSPSEIDKVILVGGSTRIPAVQEAIRKETGKDPHKGVNPDEVVAMGAAVQGGVLTGDVKDVVLLDVTPLSLGIETMGGVSTKLIDRNTTIPTSKSQIFSTAADNQTAVDIHVLQGERPMAADNKTLGRFQLSDIPPAPRGVPQIEVTFDIDKNGIVNVSAKDLGTGKQQNITIKSSTGLSDEEIDRMVKEAEENAEADSKRKEEVELRNEADQLIFTTEKTLKELEGKVDASEVQKAEEAKEELKSAIEKNELEEIRTKKDALQEIVQNLSVKLYEEAAKQAQAAQGAEGQETGKADDNVVDAEFEEVDDDKK
- the grpE gene encoding nucleotide exchange factor GrpE; this encodes MTEQQNLNETSEDRVSEQSEEIEEVSAEAKEQEEETVEETSEETVLKELEEKIEETENRYLRLMADFDNFRRRAQLDREASAKYRAQSLISDLLPVIDNFERALKVEATNDQSKSILEGMEMVYKGIIEALKKEGVEIIEAMGKEFDPNLHQAVMTAEDENYDSNIVVEEFQKGYKLKDRVIRPSMVKVNQ
- the hrcA gene encoding heat-inducible transcriptional repressor HrcA, with product MLTDRQLLILQVIIDDFIRSAQPVGSRSLSKRKEIALSSATIRNEMADLEEMGFIEKTHTSSGRIPSEKGYRYYVDHLIHPQKLNGEEINKIRSLFAESIYEMEKVVQKSAKILSELTNYTAIVLGPEIKENKVKRLQIVPLNKETAIAIIVTNTGHVENRMFSLPPNMDAADIEKMINILNDRLIGVPIIELHDKIYKEVVVLLRQHIRNYDSILRTIVDAIDIPFHEKLFFGGKANMLYQPEFHDIAKIQLLMEMIEQEKGIYHLIRQIPTGIQVKIGKENENTAMEDCSLITSTYSIGMDQVGTIAILGPTRMEYSRVISLLDFLSHDMSRALTNLYFR
- the hemW gene encoding radical SAM family heme chaperone HemW; its protein translation is MITSAYIHIPFCHHICHYCDFNKVFYKDQPVDEYLHALRKEMELTMEHFPTKELKTIFVGGGTPTALSRKQLEMLCSHIRSSLPFSEGEFTFEANPGELTVDKIKVLKEYGVNRISLGVQSFHDELLKKIGRAHTRKDVFATIDGLQSAGFENISVDLMYALPGQTLDDFRETLQTAFTLELPHYSAYSLIIEPKTIFYNLMQKGKLPLPKEEVEARMYELVMDQMEKHHLHQYEISNFAKRGFESRHNSVYWNNDEYYGFGAGAHSYIKGKRKSNFGPLKKYITPLKKEGQLPVFQEHLQTVEEKMEEEMFLGLRKTEGVSIQHFRKKFGESPMHIFENQIAEAIRKELLEKNEDSIRLTKEGRFLGNEVFQMFLMN
- the lepA gene encoding translation elongation factor 4, producing MNREEKLNRQQHIRNFSIIAHIDHGKSTLADRILEKTNALSSREMKSQLLDAMDLERERGITIKLNAVQLKYKAKDGQDYTFHLIDTPGHVDFTYEVSRSLAACEGAILVVDAAQGIEAQTLANVYLALDNDLEILPIINKIDLPAADPERVRQEIEDVIGLDASEAVLASAKAGIGIEEILEQIVEKVPAPEGDPDAPLQALIFDSLYDSYRGVIAYIRIVEGTVKVGDKIKMMATGKEFEVTEVGVYNPKPVACEELTVGDVGFLTASIKNVGDTRVGDTITSAIHPATEPLPGYRRLNPMVYCGLYPIDTAKYNDLRDALEKLELNDSALQYEPETSQALGFGFRCGFLGLLHMEIIQERIEREFKIDLITTAPSVIYKVFLTDGSEISVDNPSNMPDPQMIDRVEEPYVRATVMVPNDFVGAVMELSQAKRGHFIDMKYLDETRVNVIYEIPLSEIVYDFFDQLKSNTKGYASFDYELIGYQQSKLVKMDILLNGEQVDALSFIVHKDFAYDRGKVIVEKLKELIPRQQFEVPVQATIGNKVVARSTIKAMRKNVLAKCYGGDISRKRKLLEKQKEGKKRMKQVGSVEVPQEAFMAVLKMDDTNNK
- a CDS encoding DUF3679 domain-containing protein, giving the protein MTKFMFKSFLLASLLFIGVLIGMQKANEGITKMKGFEDQSFQAPISFQKDSNYMETSLLGKEVSSHDLEKKKEKLEEMKAFNFFSTIGKYLAATISSIVATITEWFASLI
- the spoIIP gene encoding stage II sporulation protein P, with product MKHQPHYILAINFSTIIKGAVLFIIALLSVFSMVGLLTTLKYDYRLSSHSIHRATQNVTGEALFQLYKLENKTFSGVEMEDVSMPNLSEMLFQFSTNVRFQDPRSLLGRELPGFSIFDGKILVAGEGTNYTNMPIESEPSMDLLDSKNESDSITLQDNQQDKEKQPPLLSTKGKKKVFLYFTHNRESYLPLLKGVTDPDAAHHSVMNVTKVGEVVQGELESKGIGTVIDPTDIAENLSKKGLKYGASYNESREVVSSAMTNNRDLQYFFDIHRDSQRKAVTTAKINGKEYAKVAFVVGGEHPNYEKNAHLATELHKMLEKKYKGISRGVILKQGSNTNGKFNQDLSQNALLIEFGGVDNTYEELKRTAEAFSDIFAEHYWQALESGRPDSTPRKSQ